From one Babesia bovis T2Bo chromosome 3, whole genome shotgun sequence genomic stretch:
- a CDS encoding Sec1 family protein has product MSEDVNPYHFGSITALSRDNYASMLDRVKGLKVLILDNATAGSMSLVQTHSYLLEGGVLLTTNIGDDFYKNDMRSLSNLRHLRAVYIIQPSHSNILRLCDQLRGGYFKEYYLYFTSTPLEGQLEMLAKNDVLELVCGVYAYHTDFFAICRHFFLLDAGTSDLYTSVHSGEAGRVSQGLFNVFRVIKQVPAIVHVNNSSEARNLGQKVQALLDNDSLNSEAILKSYTKFGTSDSHGCCLLIYDRKFDCITPLMHQWSYQSMIYEMLNVTRNSVRIGEEDFVLNPDFDDFYGSHLFKEFSDVESALTTMIQESKKTFSGAVDILQSLPQQTKICNETKRHVAILHELSTQIQRKNLLNTGLLEQDMGTHSKGSADAFEAVVEIINTATVDSFEKLRLALIFCLEYRRHEDKINMIKDNLRLNGLESMVPKLSALLDYAVRPDNASDSTALFSKAKNTINKSLSSGASSPYMQYTSRLAHIVQSLLKGRLDTHSFSMIATSDDSGFNLGTRPSSVVVYVIGGATFNEYRDLQGVSAATGVPILLGGSRLLNSQNFTNNF; this is encoded by the coding sequence ATGAGTGAGGACGTGAACCCCTATCACTTTGGCAGCATCACGGCGCTGTCGCGTGACAACTATGCTTCGATGTTGGACCGAGTTAAGGGTCTTAAGGTACTTATCTTGGATAATGCCACTGCTGGATCCATGTCGTTGGTACAGACACATTCCTATTTGTTGGAGGGTGGTGTTCTTTTGACCACTAACATAGGCGACGACTTTTACAAGAATGATATGCGCAGTTTATCAAACTTGCGTCACTTACGTgctgtttatataattcaGCCATCTCATAGTAATATATTGCGTCTGTGTGATCAGTTACGTGGTGGTTACTTTAAGGAGTACTACCTTTACTTCACCAGTACTCCTTTAGAGGGTCAACTTGAGATGTTGGCTAAGAACGACGTGCTAGAATTGGTATGTGGCGTGTATGCATACCATACCGATTTTTTTGCTATATGTCGTCATTTCTTTTTGTTGGATGCTGGTACAAGTGATTTGTATACTAGTGTCCACAGCGGCGAAGCGGGTCGCGTATCGCAAGGTTTGTTCAATGTATTTCGCGTGATCAAGCAAGTTCCTGCTATTGTACATGTGAATAACAGTTCTGAAGCTCGTAATCTTGGTCAGAAGGTGCAGGCGTTGTTGGACAACGACTCATTGAACTCTGAGGCTATTTTGAAGTCATATACTAAGTTCGGCACTTCAGACAGCCACGGCTGTTGTTTACTCATATATGACCGTAAATTTGACTGCATCACTCCTTTGATGCATCAATGGAGTTACCAGTCCATGATATACGAGATGCTTAACGTGACGCGAAACAGCGTGCGTATAGGTGAAGAGGACTTCGTTTTGAATCCTGACTTTGACGATTTCTATGGTTCACATTTATTTAAGGAATTTAGTGATGTTGAGTCAGCATTGACTACTATGATCCAGGAGAGCAAGAAGACATTTTCTGGTGCAGTGGACATACTTCAGAGCCTTCCTCAACAAACCAAAATTTGTAATGAGACGAAGCGTCACGTTGCCATTTTGCACGAATTGTCCACTCAAATTCAACGCAAGAATCTGTTGAACACGGGACTTCTAGAGCAGGACATGGGAACCCACTCAAAGGGATCTGCGGATGCGTTTGAGGCAGTAGTTGAGATAATCAACACTGCCACTGTCGACTCCTTTGAGAAGCTGAGGCTCGCGTTGATATTTTGCCTTGAATACCGTCGTCACGAGGATAAGATTAATATGATAAAGGACAATTTGCGTCTAAACGGTTTGGAGTCTATGGTTCCCAAGTTAAGCGCTTTGTTGGACTACGCGGTACGTCCAGACAACGCCAGCGATAGCACTGCTTTATTCTCCAAGGCCAAGAATACAATTAACAAGTCACTTTCATCTGGAGCTTCGAGTCCTTATATGCAGTATACTTCGCGTCTTGCACATATTGTCCAATCGTTGCTTAAAGGTCGTTTGGACACCCATAGCTTCTCGATGATTGCGACATCTGACGACTCTGGGTTTAACTTGGGCACTCGCCCTTCATCAGTAGTGGTTTACGTCATTGGCGGTGCTACTTTCAATGAGTATCGCGACCTTCAGGGTGTGAGTGCTGCTACTGGTGTGCCCATTCTTTTGGGTGGCTCGCGCCTGTTAAACTCCCAGAACTTCACCAATAATTTTTAG
- a CDS encoding ATP synthase F1 alpha subunit family protein yields MNTIGRPLLRNLATAIARRVSIACNAREFSTSKISPAEMSKLLQSRIAGWEKQKDVVDVGHVINVGDGIARVYGLKDVKMGELVVFSSGVSGMALNLETDNVGVVIFGDDRSILEGDNVSRTNRIIDVPVGPALLGRVVDALGNPIDGKGPVESTKRNRVEVPAPGIIDRRSVNEPMTTGIKCVDSLVPIGRGQRELIIGDRQTGKTALAIDTILNQKELNDGKDEKDRVYCVYVAIGQKRSTVARIMKTLEDKDALKYTTIVAATASDSAPLQFLAPFAGCAMGEWFRNSGRHAVIIYDDLSKQATAYRQMSLLLRRPPGREAYPGDIFYLHSRLLERAAKLSDKNGGGSLTALPIIETQAGDVSAYIPTNVISITDGQIFLESELFYKGIRPAINVGLSVSRVGSAAQIKAMKQVSGTMKLDLAQFREVAAFAQFGSDLDAATQKLLTRGTLLTELLKQPQYSPMKTAIQVCVIYGGVRGLLDSIDPKDVSKFETLFIEHLMSSQQDLLKKIDDEGQLSPETEAQLKQTVENFVATADVRKI; encoded by the coding sequence ATGAATACCATAGGGAGACCGTTGCTGCGGAACCTGGCAACAGCCATCGCCAGGCGTGTAAGCATTGCTTGCAACGCACGCGAATTCTCTACATCAAAGATATCCCCGGCGGAGATGTCCAAGCTGCTGCAAAGTAGAATTGCAGGATGGGAGAAGCAGAAAGATGTAGTAGATGTTGGACACGTTATTAACGTTGGAGACGGTATTGCCCGTGTCTATGGACTCAAGGATGTTAAAATGGGTGAGCTCGTTGTATTTTCCAGTGGAGTCTCGGGAATGGCACTCAACTTGGAGACTGATAATGTGGGTGTCGTCATTTTTGGTGACGACAGATCAATTTTAGAAGGGGACAATGTCAGCCGTACCAACCGTATTATCGACGTTCCCGTTGGACCCGCATTGCTGGGTCGTGTAGTGGATGCACTGGGCAACCCTATAGATGGTAAGGGACCCGTAGAGTCCACGAAGAGGAATAGGGTCGAGGTACCAGCCCCCGGTATTATCGATAGGCGCAGTGTTAACGAGCCCATGACTACTGGAATCAAGTGTGTCGACTCGCTTGTACCTATTGGCAGAGGCCAGCGTGAGCTGATCATTGGGGACAGGCAAACAGGTAAAACTGCTCTGGCGATTGACACAATCTTGAATCAAAAGGAGCTCAATGATGGTAAGGACGAGAAGGACCGTGTCTACTGTGTTTATGTGGCCATTGGGCAAAAGAGGTCAACCGTTGCGCGCATCATGAAGACGTTGGAGGACAAGGATGCACTCAAGTATACAACCATTGTTGCAGCCACTGCGTCTGACTCTGCACCACTGCAGTTCTTGGCACCGTTTGCTGGGTGTGCCATGGGTGAATGGTTTAGGAACTCTGGTAGGCATGCAGTCATAATTTACGACGATCTGTCGAAACAAGCTACTGCATACAGGCAAATGTCACTGTTACTAAGGAGACCACCTGGAAGAGAAGCTTACCCTGGTGATATTTTCTACCTACACAGCCGTTTGCTTGAAAGGGCTGCTAAGCTGTCTGACAAGAATGGCGGTGGAAGTTTAACTGCACTGCCGATAATCGAGACCCAGGCAGGTGATGTGTCAGCCTACATTCCAACCAATGTCATTTCTATCACTGATGGACAGATCTTCCTAGAGAGTGAGCTTTTCTACAAGGGTATCAGGCCAGCTATCAATGTCGGTCTTTCAGTGTCACGTGTGGGTTCTGCCGCCCAAATCAAGGCCATGAAGCAAGTGTCAGGAACCATGAAACTTGATCTCGCCCAATTCAGGGAAGTAGCTGCGTTCGCCCAATTCGGGTCTGACCTTGATGCCGCTACCCAGAAACTACTTACCAGGGGAACCTTGCTCACCGAGTTGCTGAAGCAACCTCAATATTCACCCATGAAGACCGCAATCCAAGTTTGCGTTATATACGGTGGTGTCAGGGGATTGTTGGACTCAATCGACCCTAAAGACGTTTCTAAATTCGAGACGCTTTTCATAGAGCACCTCATGTCGTCGCAGCAAGACTTgctaaagaagatagatGATGAAGGACAGCTGTCACCAGAGACCGAGGCGCAGCTGAAGCAGACGGTTGAAAACTTTGTAGCAACCGCTGATGTTCGCAAAATATGA
- a CDS encoding putative integral membrane protein has translation MPLRIPRVFFRGFSSEAKDHWQLTDEQRPTVSALDRYKQVLSAERRKSIRRADFLKFTGGRRPLISSHLKANLLASGIFVWCVFACYMTYRIMRPEDYAWVDAERTRIAAAKEKMQRIIEYEKQLESSQSGSG, from the exons ATGCCTTTACGTATTCCACGTGTGTTTTTCCGTGGTTTTTCGTCAGAAGCCAAGGACCATTGGCAGCTGACTGACGAACAGCGTCCTACTGTATCTGCTTTAGACCGTTATAAACAGGTCCTTTCTGCTGAGCGACGTAAGTCTATTCGTCGCGCTGACTTTTTAAAGTTTACTGGCGGCCGCCGTCCGTTGATATCTTCTCATTTGAAGGCCAACTTACTAG CCTCTGGAATCTTCGTTTGGTGTGTCTTTGCTTGTTACATGACATATCGTATTATGCGTCCTGAGGACTACGCTTGGGTTGACGCTGAACGCACTCGTATAGCTGCTGCTAAGGAGAAGATGCAGCGTATAATTGAATACGAGAAGCAGTTGGAATCATCGCAATCCGGTTCAGGTTAA
- a CDS encoding putative 40S ribosomal protein S30 — protein sequence MAVKVHGSLARAGKVRNHTPKVAKQEKKKPPTGRAKKRQQYNRRFSNSLGMRPRGPNGQR from the exons ATGG CTGTTAAAGTTCACGGATCCCTAGCAAGGGCCGGAAAGGTCAGGAATCACACACCCAAGGTAGCAAAGCAGGAGAAGAAGAAACCACCAACTGGCCGTGCTAAGAAGCGCCAACAGTACAACAGGAGGTTTAGCAACAGTCTTGGTATGAGGCCCAGGGGACCCAATGGCCAGAGATAA
- a CDS encoding Replication factor RFC1 C terminal domain family protein: MDIRSFFGGVPKSAVSPSPGPKKASTSDQSSDLNVLKKKSIDKEKNVKQPLKHVPAVKKQPEKSEEKASDESILPSRRKRLKKVVDSDDDFSTSSPASNRKEVTIPLDESPKVKVRHLLWDNDDGIPKSPSDNKLKSSELQLDIECYTTNDKRLINPAANINTSSMPSVDLDSYLHSIGLGKSSDANSVPMSHTSPKSNEPVDSVKVDEKRSLPEVTSALKSPKKSSTQMTSNLESPYPKVSSPTQIISTQSLLSPSKSPYKPRHSLHTGVANSPKASQPLNLFDDDETLPSSPVKSPKEVTPHGASNVNKEKVVGMRFVFTGVLDAIDRDSVVELVRSLGGLTTGSVSSKTNYLVYGEKLEDGRHYTTGSKYKKALEFNKTKDAGIQLLNESEFLALIDYQNVSSRLTAVKTIPDESVHTIATSTDNTSLPLCEKYRPIHLTDLIGNEANIRKVVDWLKSWSPGSLPACALLSGPPGVGKTTTAKIVAAECGYECVEFNASDLRNKSAVEKISMLVTGGQSFSFLGECRMKKSLVLLDEIDGMGAGDRGGLQAVVALLPKARCPIICICNDRHNQKMTTLGGKSLDVRFSSPTLMQFRARIASVCAAEGITVPQDTVAQLYEQGGGDFRHALNAIEFNSLGDSGSKGHALSGSDAKDIGHTKNLFEATGRLFSARSGSTEKRYRELEQIFFIDYNMMPLMAQENYIKFIPVNNRALSILQALSQSFVEADRVEEFLKRTQSFSLLPDLAILSSILPAMVISTAGGSCRERLMFPQYLGRFSTTSKNKRFLSDIGKHMGHRSLIRSYPLVIDGYLDLLYMKIMGELSKGDVDATAEMIEGFGLNKELAVDALVSLRLKSLENFYDKIDTRKKTALTRRLNEQTVKLAPTKRKKEKIDYIVDDDADAGPESDTESSDSDSGLLKKNTRAVKKRATTGAASRRGKK, encoded by the coding sequence ATGGACATCCGATCATTTTTCGGTGGAGTGCCAAAGTCAGCTGTTTCTCCTTCACCAGGGCCTAAGAAGGCTTCTACATCGGATCAATCATCTGACTTGAATGTGCTAAAGAAAAAATCCATTGACAAGGAGAAGAATGTTAAACAACCTTTAAAACATGTTCCCGCTGTAAAAAAACAGCCAGAGAAGAGTGAAGAAAAAGCATCCGATGAATCGATTTTGCCATCTCGACGAAAACGTCTGAAGAAAGTGGTTGACTCTGATGATGATTTTTCCACCTCTAGCCCTGCTTCAAATCGTAAAGAGGTGACTATACCTTTGGATGAGAGCCCTAAAGTCAAGGTGCGTCATTTGTTATGGGACAACGATGACGGTATTCCAAAATCACCTAGCGACAACAAGCTTAAATCTAGCGAACTCCAGCTAGACATTGAATGTTACACCACTAATGACAAGCGTCTCATCAACCCAGCGGCCAATATAAATACATCTTCGATGCCAAGTGTTGATTTGGACAGCTATCTTCATTCTATCGGTCTTGGCAAATCTTCTGATGCCAACTCTGTTCCGATGTCTCATACATCCCCGAAGTCTAATGAACCTGTGGATAGCGTAAAGGTTGATGAAAAAAGGTCCTTGCCTGAAGTTACATCTGCATTAAAGTCTCCTAAAAAGTCGAGCACGCAAATGACTTCGAATTTGGAATCACCTTACCCCAAGGTGTCTTCCCCTACTCAAATAATATCCACACAATCTCTTTTATCACCATCGAAATCGCCATATAAACCAAGACATTCGTTGCATACTGGTGTTGCAAATTCCCCAAAAGCTTCGCAGCCTTTGAATCTTTtcgatgatgatgaaacaCTACCTTCCTCTCCGGTAAAATCGCCTAAGGAGGTTACACCGCATGGTGCTTCCAACGTAAATAAAGAAAAGGTGGTTGGTATGCGTTTTGTTTTCACTGGTGTGCTTGATGCTATAGATCGTGATTCTGTGGTTGAGTTAGTACGTTCTTTGGGCGGTCTGACAACAGGTTCTGTTAGTTCAAAGACTAACTATTTGGTATATGGTGAGAAGCTTGAGGATGGTCGTCATTACACTACTGGTAGTAAGTACAAGAAGGCATTGGAGTTCAACAAGACCAAGGATGCTGGAATCCAACTTTTGAATGAATCTGAATTCCTTGCTCTTATAGATTACCAAAATGTCAGTTCACGTTTAACGGCGGTTAAAACTATTCCGGATGAAAGCGTGCATACTATCGCTACATCAACAGACAACACGTCACTTCCACTTTGTGAAAAGTACCGTCCCATCCATTTGACTGACCTGATCGGTAACGAGGCCAATATTCGTAAGGTGGTAGACTGGTTGAAATCATGGTCTCCAGGATCTCTACCTGCCTGTGCTTTACTCTCTGGTCCTCCAGGTGTTGGGAAGACCACTACTGCCAAGATAGTTGCTGCTGAGTGTGGTTACGAGTGCGTTGAGTTCAACGCCTCTGATTTGCGTAACAAATCTGCGGTTGAGAAAATATCGATGTTGGTTACTGGCGGTCAGTCATTTAGTTTTTTGGGTGAGTGTCGTATGAAGAAGTCACTTGTTCTCTTGGATGAAATTGACGGTATGGGTGCTGGTGACCGTGGTGGTCTTCAGGCGGTTGTTGCCTTACTTCCTAAAGCTCGATGCCCTATAATTTGCATATGTAACGACCGTCACAATCAGAAAATGACGACTCTTGGTGGCAAGAGTTTGGACGTTCGTTTTTCATCGCCTACATTGATGCAGTTCCGTGCTCGTATTGCTAGTGTATGTGCTGCTGAGGGTATTACAGTCCCCCAGGATACGGTTGCGCAGCTATATGAACAAGGTGGTGGTGATTTCAGGCACGCGTTAAATGCTATAGAGTTCAATTCATTAGGTGACTCTGGTTCTAAGGGTCATGCATTATCTGGCAGCGATGCCAAGGACATTGGTCACACCAAGAATCTTTTTGAGGCAACTGGTCGTTTATTTTCAGCTCGTTCTGGTTCTACGGAAAAGCGTTACAGGGAGTTGGAGCAGATATTCTTTATTGATTACAACATGATGCCTCTAATGGCTCAGGAGAACTACATCAAGTTCATTCCTGTTAATAATCGTGCCTTGTCTATTCTTCAGGCCTTGTCTCAATCATTCGTTGAGGCTGACCGTGTTGAAGAGTTTCTAAAGCGCACTCAGTCATTCTCGTTGTTACCTGATTTGGCTATTCTATCTAGTATATTACCCGCAATGGTAATATCTACCGCTGGTGGTTCATGCCGTGAGCGATTAATGTTTCCACAGTATTTGGGTCGCTTTTCAACTACATCCAAGAATAAGCGTTTTCTAAGCGATATTGGAAAACACATGGGTCACCGTTCGCTAATTCGTTCATATCCTTTAGTGATTGACGGTTATCTGGATCTGTTGTACATGAAGATAATGGGCGAGTTGTCCAAGGGTGATGTGGATGCCACTGCAGAGATGATAGAAGGTTTTGGTTTAAACAAGGAGCTTGCTGTGGACGCTTTGGTATCACTACGTTTGAAATCGCTAGAAAACTTTTACGACAAGATCGATACGCGTAAAAAGACTGCGTTGACTAGGCGTTTGAACGAGCAGACTGTTAAGCTGGCTCCGACTAAACGTAAGAAGGAGAAGATAGACTACATCGTGGACGACGATGCTGATGCAGGTCCTGAATCTGATACGGAATCTTCTGACAGTGATAGCGGTCTTTTAAAGAAGAACACGCGTGCTGTTAAAAAGCGAGCAACGACAGGTGCAGCATCCCGCCGTGGTAAGAAATGA